Proteins from one Bacteroides zhangwenhongii genomic window:
- a CDS encoding fimbrillin family protein, whose protein sequence is MNLKHLFFLAVAGTLAVACSEVNENFLTDGDGQRMLRTISSGNDRFTTRLNSETSEWENGDAIGIYMFDTEDKNVLNDALNVKYTTIGEGLTANFSSDPGIAIYDMPTNFVAYYPHTTSADVIDATAALYKVDVSDQSNGISAHDLMWAKAANQSTESLLAGGLAFTFHHQLVLLRVKITNENVSNVTSITVGGMNTTATFSLIDGKLTNMDTQKSISLQKTGDKSFIGIMLPAEELINKMSLTIMADGGKYQYTVPEGSKINKFVAGYEYTFNINVGKETSGEIDGGSGSNTPWGDGGSEDGDGDKVSENEAIPADYAQKAINAETNLSTILSGASGKVALVFAANAEGYTFSDAIVVPEAVTELLLIGDTEKQVKMNLKQIQYTSLQKIALNNLDITGDNSTALLTNNETAQLATDAVVDFKKCNFSNMKTVCDWPTKNDGVQNLLSAVLIDDCLFEDMESVFNYYGSKAITITNSTLYKMTERAVYVKDANSVVITVENCTLADLGKTPFESQYGNGNLYYKNNISACFVKESPNIGYKMTVKEFSGNYAAAATEAGQLAVLNVHNKAIDTNAFPNAWIDTSKTVTELFEDAGNGNFKLKIDAQVGDPRWYKNVK, encoded by the coding sequence ATGAATCTGAAACATCTATTTTTCTTAGCGGTTGCCGGAACATTGGCAGTAGCTTGTAGTGAAGTTAATGAAAATTTTCTTACTGATGGCGATGGTCAAAGAATGCTTCGCACTATCAGTTCGGGCAACGACCGTTTCACTACACGATTGAATAGCGAAACCAGTGAATGGGAGAACGGTGATGCTATTGGTATATACATGTTCGATACAGAAGATAAGAATGTGCTGAACGATGCCCTTAACGTGAAATATACGACGATTGGCGAGGGGCTTACGGCGAACTTCTCGTCCGATCCCGGAATAGCAATCTATGATATGCCTACGAATTTCGTAGCCTATTATCCGCATACTACATCTGCGGATGTTATTGATGCCACAGCAGCACTTTATAAAGTAGATGTAAGCGATCAGTCTAACGGTATCTCTGCCCACGATTTAATGTGGGCAAAGGCCGCCAACCAGTCTACAGAATCATTGTTGGCAGGTGGATTGGCATTCACTTTCCATCATCAGTTAGTGCTTCTACGTGTCAAGATTACGAATGAAAACGTGTCGAATGTGACAAGTATAACGGTAGGGGGGATGAATACCACAGCTACTTTCAGCCTGATAGACGGGAAATTGACTAACATGGATACGCAGAAGTCTATTTCCCTGCAGAAAACAGGAGATAAATCTTTTATCGGTATCATGTTGCCTGCTGAAGAGTTGATAAATAAAATGTCGCTCACTATCATGGCAGACGGTGGTAAGTATCAGTACACAGTGCCTGAAGGCAGCAAGATAAATAAGTTTGTTGCAGGCTATGAGTATACTTTCAATATCAATGTAGGAAAAGAGACTAGCGGAGAAATAGACGGTGGTTCCGGCAGCAACACACCTTGGGGTGATGGTGGCAGCGAGGATGGCGACGGTGATAAAGTTTCAGAGAATGAAGCAATTCCTGCTGATTATGCTCAAAAAGCGATTAATGCAGAAACAAACCTGTCGACAATATTGTCCGGTGCTTCCGGTAAAGTTGCGTTAGTATTTGCTGCCAATGCAGAAGGTTATACCTTTAGTGATGCAATAGTAGTGCCCGAAGCTGTAACAGAGTTGTTACTGATTGGTGATACAGAAAAACAAGTGAAGATGAATCTGAAACAGATACAATATACCAGTCTTCAAAAGATAGCATTGAATAACTTGGATATAACAGGTGATAACTCAACTGCTCTGCTGACTAACAATGAAACTGCCCAACTCGCTACTGATGCTGTGGTAGATTTCAAGAAGTGTAACTTTAGTAACATGAAGACTGTTTGTGACTGGCCAACCAAAAATGACGGAGTGCAAAACTTACTTTCTGCCGTACTCATCGACGACTGTCTATTTGAAGATATGGAAAGTGTTTTCAATTATTACGGTTCTAAAGCAATTACTATCACCAACTCTACACTTTATAAGATGACAGAACGCGCCGTTTATGTGAAAGATGCCAATAGTGTGGTTATTACTGTAGAAAATTGTACGTTAGCGGATTTGGGCAAGACTCCTTTTGAAAGTCAATATGGTAATGGCAATCTCTACTATAAGAATAATATTTCGGCCTGCTTTGTAAAGGAGAGCCCTAATATAGGCTATAAAATGACTGTAAAGGAATTCTCTGGTAACTATGCGGCGGCAGCTACCGAAGCCGGACAATTAGCAGTGCTGAACGTACATAACAAAGCGATAGATACCAACGCCTTTCCTAATGCCTGGATAGATACGTCCAAAACAGTTACCGAACTGTTTGAAGATGCAGGAAACGGCAACTTCAAACTGAAAATTGATGCTCAAGTAGGTGACCCGCGTTGGTATAAGAATGTAAAATAA
- a CDS encoding glycoside hydrolase family 28 protein, whose product MNRLNRMTGLVPVIIGLFCACQGTAKQVDVETDLKAMYADLPFSMPTIERPVFPDYQVNICDFGAKSDGVTLNTEAINKAIKAVHDKGGGKVIIPEGLWLTGPIVLQSNVNLHAEKNALIVFSGDTSLYPIITTSFEGLDTRRCQSPISAMNAENIAITGYGVFDGAGDRWRPVKKDKMTDRQWKNLVNSGGNVDENGKVWYPNEGALKASVLMSGQGDQQAEITSEEWEEMKSWLRPVLLSIVKSKKVLLEGVTFKNSPSWCLHPLSCESLILNDVKVFNPWYSQNGDALDVESCKNVLIANCFFDAGDDAICLKSGKDEDGRRRGEPCENVIVRNNTVLHGHGGFVIGSEMSGGVKNVYVSECSFIGTDVGLRFKSARGRGGVVENIYINNINMIDVPNDALIADLYYAAKSAPGEPIPSVSEETPAFRNIYISDVFCRGAGRAAYLNGLPEMPIENISIKNMVVTGAKEGIVVNKVAKLNIENVEIDTPDQSMIQIENTTDITINGKDLGTISEKRLLTRN is encoded by the coding sequence ATGAATAGATTGAATCGAATGACTGGCCTGGTACCGGTCATCATAGGACTATTTTGTGCTTGTCAGGGTACTGCCAAGCAGGTGGATGTGGAGACAGATTTGAAGGCGATGTATGCAGACCTTCCTTTCTCCATGCCCACCATAGAGCGTCCCGTTTTTCCCGATTATCAGGTAAATATCTGTGATTTCGGAGCAAAAAGCGATGGGGTGACGCTGAACACGGAGGCTATTAATAAGGCTATCAAAGCAGTGCACGACAAAGGAGGGGGTAAAGTAATCATTCCGGAAGGTTTGTGGCTCACAGGCCCCATTGTTTTGCAAAGTAACGTCAATTTGCATGCAGAAAAGAATGCTTTGATTGTGTTTAGCGGTGACACCTCGTTGTATCCGATTATTACGACTTCATTTGAAGGACTGGATACACGGCGCTGCCAGTCGCCTATCTCGGCAATGAATGCAGAAAACATAGCTATTACTGGTTATGGCGTTTTTGATGGAGCGGGAGACAGATGGCGTCCCGTGAAGAAGGATAAAATGACGGACAGACAGTGGAAGAATCTGGTGAACTCCGGTGGTAATGTGGATGAGAACGGCAAGGTGTGGTATCCCAATGAAGGGGCATTGAAGGCATCCGTTCTCATGTCTGGCCAGGGGGATCAACAGGCTGAAATTACGAGTGAAGAATGGGAGGAGATGAAAAGTTGGCTGCGTCCTGTACTGCTAAGTATTGTGAAGAGTAAAAAGGTGCTTCTGGAAGGCGTGACTTTCAAAAACTCTCCGAGCTGGTGTCTTCATCCGCTTTCGTGCGAATCTTTGATATTGAATGATGTAAAGGTGTTCAATCCCTGGTATTCGCAGAACGGAGACGCGCTCGATGTGGAATCATGCAAGAATGTGTTGATTGCCAACTGTTTCTTTGATGCGGGAGATGATGCGATTTGTCTGAAGTCTGGTAAAGACGAAGATGGCCGTCGCAGAGGTGAACCTTGTGAGAATGTGATTGTGAGAAACAATACCGTATTGCATGGTCATGGCGGATTCGTAATTGGTAGTGAGATGTCCGGAGGAGTGAAGAATGTATATGTGTCCGAATGTTCTTTTATCGGTACGGATGTCGGGTTGCGGTTTAAAAGTGCCCGTGGACGTGGTGGCGTTGTGGAGAATATTTATATCAATAATATAAATATGATTGATGTTCCTAATGATGCTTTGATTGCCGATTTATATTATGCGGCCAAAAGTGCTCCCGGTGAACCGATTCCGAGTGTGAGTGAAGAGACTCCTGCTTTCAGGAACATCTATATCTCGGATGTGTTTTGCAGGGGAGCAGGACGGGCGGCGTATCTGAACGGACTTCCCGAAATGCCGATTGAGAATATTTCCATCAAGAATATGGTGGTTACTGGTGCTAAAGAGGGGATTGTAGTGAATAAAGTGGCAAAGCTCAACATCGAGAATGTTGAAATTGACACTCCTGACCAATCTATGATACAGATCGAAAATACGACGGATATCACCATTAACGGAAAAGATCTGGGAACGATTTCAGAGAAACGGTTGCTGACCAGGAACTAA
- a CDS encoding RagB/SusD family nutrient uptake outer membrane protein: protein MNKKLIYSLIAGTMFTLTSCDDFLDVQPASGFTPEYIFSSESEMKALMTRIYSSMTEDGLYGSNLASGLNTNTDVEMSSFKNNTVSTNGSDIGCFDSRPTWSVLNATWNNIYYAINYANDFLQAVQESPLFSDKVTGDTPSETQQMYGEAKTLRAMLYLDLIRTWGDVVFITKPTEATDDFFSLGTTDRNVILEYLIDDLIAVEPMMKYAVDLDYGVERASREYCQSLIGQLALYRGGWTLRADKEDVTHVGYMERGDNFEHYYEIAVTYLGKVIKESKHDLTQSFENLWVNECNWKTANNDDVMFAVPMLKSVTSRYGYNIGVTIAEGKHSYGSARNYVTFCGTYVYSFDKDDLRRDMTCVPYKYDKDLNQEIDMGVTGMGVGKWSKLYMQSPLGASSGSNTGINSVRMRFADVLLMYAEAVNELYGPRDDAKEALKRVRRRAFDAAQWTDKVESYVESLTNEADFFQALMDERKWEFGGEGIRKYDLARWNKYGEVIYNLYNEMINWGLVANGAYVPGIEKVPSNIYYKQVTDPEHSDRKVLDIVGIDEYGPGVGRPAGYTVLEYALGWRVLNKETQLYETLDAISWSFRGFINKNNDQLVKPTDPVRYLCPYPAKVITDHRGLIRNYYGY, encoded by the coding sequence ATGAATAAGAAACTAATATACTCACTCATTGCCGGAACTATGTTCACTTTGACGTCTTGCGATGATTTTCTTGATGTGCAGCCCGCCTCCGGCTTCACTCCCGAGTACATATTTTCCAGCGAATCGGAGATGAAAGCGTTGATGACCCGTATCTACTCTTCCATGACAGAAGACGGATTGTACGGAAGTAACCTTGCCAGCGGTTTGAATACGAATACCGATGTGGAAATGAGTTCGTTCAAGAACAACACTGTCAGTACCAATGGCTCGGATATAGGCTGCTTTGATTCCCGTCCCACCTGGTCGGTGTTGAACGCTACTTGGAACAATATCTATTATGCTATCAATTATGCCAACGACTTTTTGCAGGCTGTGCAGGAGTCACCATTGTTTTCCGATAAAGTAACAGGTGATACTCCCTCCGAAACACAACAGATGTATGGAGAAGCGAAAACTCTTCGTGCCATGCTCTATCTGGACTTGATCCGTACATGGGGAGATGTAGTGTTTATTACCAAACCAACGGAAGCAACCGACGACTTCTTCAGCTTGGGTACTACCGACCGCAATGTCATTCTGGAATATCTGATTGATGACTTGATAGCTGTAGAACCGATGATGAAATATGCAGTCGATTTGGATTATGGTGTAGAACGTGCTTCACGCGAATATTGCCAGTCGCTTATCGGACAGTTGGCTCTCTATCGGGGTGGTTGGACTCTTCGTGCCGACAAAGAAGATGTGACTCACGTAGGTTACATGGAACGTGGCGATAACTTTGAACACTACTATGAAATTGCCGTCACTTATCTGGGAAAAGTAATCAAAGAAAGCAAACATGACCTGACTCAAAGTTTTGAAAACTTGTGGGTAAATGAATGTAACTGGAAGACTGCCAACAACGATGATGTCATGTTCGCTGTTCCGATGCTGAAAAGTGTCACCAGTCGTTATGGCTATAATATCGGTGTCACTATTGCAGAAGGTAAGCACTCTTATGGCAGCGCCCGCAACTATGTAACTTTCTGCGGTACGTATGTCTATTCGTTTGATAAAGATGATTTGCGTCGTGATATGACTTGTGTACCTTATAAATATGATAAAGACCTGAATCAGGAGATTGATATGGGAGTGACCGGTATGGGTGTTGGTAAATGGTCCAAACTCTATATGCAGTCTCCGCTGGGTGCTTCCAGTGGTTCTAATACAGGTATCAACAGCGTACGTATGCGTTTTGCAGATGTTTTGCTGATGTATGCTGAAGCAGTCAATGAACTTTACGGACCGCGTGACGATGCCAAAGAAGCACTGAAGCGTGTTCGCCGCCGTGCTTTCGATGCGGCTCAATGGACGGATAAAGTAGAAAGTTATGTAGAGAGCCTGACTAATGAAGCAGATTTCTTCCAAGCACTCATGGATGAGCGTAAATGGGAGTTTGGTGGTGAAGGTATTCGTAAGTACGATCTTGCACGTTGGAATAAGTACGGTGAAGTCATCTATAATCTTTATAATGAGATGATTAATTGGGGATTGGTAGCTAACGGAGCTTACGTACCGGGCATTGAGAAAGTACCGTCTAATATCTATTACAAGCAAGTGACGGATCCTGAACATTCTGATAGAAAAGTATTAGACATTGTAGGTATTGACGAATATGGTCCCGGTGTAGGTCGCCCTGCTGGTTACACAGTATTGGAGTATGCGTTGGGATGGAGAGTGTTGAACAAAGAAACACAGCTTTATGAAACGTTGGATGCTATTTCATGGAGTTTCCGTGGATTTATCAACAAGAACAACGATCAATTAGTGAAACCTACCGATCCTGTGAGATACCTGTGTCCTTACCCTGCAAAGGTTATAACAGACCATCGCGGATTGATTCGGAACTATTATGGATACTAA
- a CDS encoding putative toxin-antitoxin system toxin component, PIN family, giving the protein MKIIIDTNLWISFMLGRKLTTMRSLLTYPTLEIYVCRELLDEFYDVSSREKIQKYIHPEDLDDTLKLIHLYGKYVVIRTQSKSEIRDKKDLYLLSLADTIKANYIVTGDKDLLVLEKHNHTKIVTITEFMKLL; this is encoded by the coding sequence ATGAAAATAATCATAGACACAAACCTATGGATCTCATTCATGTTAGGACGTAAGCTTACAACTATGCGCTCATTACTTACATATCCTACATTGGAAATATATGTATGCCGTGAGTTGTTAGATGAATTCTACGATGTTTCTTCACGGGAGAAAATACAAAAATATATTCATCCTGAGGATTTAGATGACACACTCAAACTTATCCATTTATATGGAAAATACGTCGTCATTAGGACTCAAAGTAAATCAGAGATTAGAGATAAAAAAGACCTTTATCTACTCTCTCTAGCAGATACTATCAAAGCAAACTATATTGTTACCGGTGACAAAGATCTATTAGTATTAGAGAAACATAATCATACAAAGATTGTAACTATAACAGAATTCATGAAATTATTATAA
- a CDS encoding DUF5123 domain-containing protein: MIKLLRKLATAMLPALLCGTLFIGCEADDKYTKVDDLFQPRFVLEKPEVKANSVTLVWYKVNDAASYTVQLHQDQYYTSLFMEMETTDPYVFIDDIPYGTTFYIRVRSNAAKAINNSQWSYASASTEARPEYAQLVEDVSKTEITESSAIIRWKKDNKHNPVDSISIMPMMNTTLPGISRYLTIEEMMQGFAEVDGLTKNTLYAVNLYDTSKPRKYDKPYNQVTFRTAGPSAMSIPVGLDDDLSAMLLNNDVDPEVPEGTEYYLPAGSSYRVTPFALMKGFRLAGSRDGVKPIVVLEGSWSIAEGSYLSSLEFDNIEFRHEANNNYFMNTSKAYTIENVSFVNCDFISLRRGFWRHQSANTKYIMNLEMEGCRFEGCGWQTSAFGMIHLQSFDKDNGVSYDQVDRAVFRNCTFSNDNNGTDGYGWGNLFYAPYMDKPIDLEYKNVTIYNYSRNQRLINIESAVGSKLVMEGILLASPCGDLFAIGANTTTTFSNNYTTADYALGGKNMNATDLKITAAELFADPANGDLTIKDTSSPIVSNRAGDTRWLP; the protein is encoded by the coding sequence ATGATAAAGTTATTACGAAAACTTGCAACGGCTATGCTGCCCGCACTCCTTTGCGGCACCCTGTTCATAGGCTGCGAGGCAGATGATAAATATACGAAAGTGGACGATCTGTTCCAGCCCCGGTTTGTATTGGAGAAACCGGAGGTAAAAGCAAACTCTGTGACATTGGTATGGTATAAAGTGAACGATGCTGCCTCTTATACGGTACAACTACATCAGGATCAATATTATACCAGTTTGTTTATGGAGATGGAAACTACCGACCCTTATGTATTCATCGATGATATTCCTTACGGTACAACTTTCTATATTCGTGTACGCAGTAATGCTGCCAAAGCTATCAATAACTCGCAGTGGAGTTATGCCAGTGCCTCTACTGAAGCTCGTCCGGAATATGCCCAACTGGTGGAAGATGTTTCCAAAACCGAGATTACGGAATCATCGGCTATCATTCGCTGGAAAAAAGACAATAAACATAATCCGGTGGATAGTATAAGCATTATGCCTATGATGAATACGACACTGCCTGGTATTAGCCGTTATCTGACCATTGAAGAAATGATGCAGGGATTTGCCGAAGTGGATGGCTTAACGAAGAATACACTGTATGCTGTCAACCTGTATGATACCAGTAAACCCCGTAAATATGACAAACCTTACAATCAGGTAACGTTCCGTACGGCAGGCCCGTCGGCTATGTCCATACCGGTAGGCTTGGATGACGACTTATCTGCGATGTTGCTGAACAACGATGTTGATCCTGAAGTGCCCGAAGGTACAGAATACTATTTGCCTGCAGGTTCTTCTTACCGCGTCACTCCGTTCGCTTTGATGAAAGGCTTCCGTTTGGCCGGTAGTCGTGATGGAGTTAAACCTATTGTTGTTTTGGAAGGTAGTTGGAGTATTGCAGAGGGTTCTTACCTCTCCAGTCTGGAGTTTGATAATATTGAATTCCGTCATGAAGCAAACAATAACTACTTTATGAATACCAGCAAGGCATACACAATAGAGAATGTCAGCTTTGTAAATTGCGATTTCATAAGTCTTCGCCGAGGTTTCTGGCGCCATCAGTCAGCTAATACCAAGTACATTATGAATCTGGAAATGGAAGGATGCCGTTTTGAAGGTTGTGGATGGCAAACAAGTGCATTTGGTATGATTCACCTCCAATCTTTCGACAAAGATAATGGAGTTTCTTATGACCAGGTAGACCGTGCTGTTTTCCGCAACTGTACGTTTAGTAACGACAATAACGGAACCGATGGTTATGGCTGGGGTAATCTCTTCTATGCTCCTTATATGGATAAACCTATCGACCTGGAATATAAGAATGTAACCATTTACAACTACAGCCGTAATCAACGTCTGATAAACATTGAATCTGCCGTAGGTTCCAAATTGGTAATGGAAGGTATCTTGTTGGCATCCCCTTGCGGTGACTTGTTTGCTATCGGTGCTAACACTACTACTACATTCTCTAATAACTATACCACCGCAGACTATGCATTGGGAGGTAAGAATATGAATGCGACCGATTTGAAAATTACGGCAGCCGAACTGTTTGCCGATCCGGCTAATGGAGACTTGACGATTAAGGATACCTCTTCTCCGATTGTAAGCAACCGTGCCGGTGATACTCGTTGGTTGCCTTAA
- a CDS encoding pectinesterase family protein has product MKLFHSLLYPLLGGLFCLSCSDDEQDTGTKQPTTAGEVTFGVDLTGFSTRVTQDGSSWNDGDKIGTYVLDMKTLEPATEAANVPYVCSEEGASVSFTSTTPLKVQNDGTPVKFVAYYPYNADVRNFNYPVQLAAQERGSTACDLLYAATKEEYTYSPENEPHISLNFTHRLAKVILKFVNMEKEPLEVSDVRIEGMQTAASFNIQTDVLTVDESSVATINPYHNATTEFYEAIILPSALTDSYKVSFVLDDREKEWIFTNLDIALPQFHKGYSYTFALYIDDSGFVEMGRLENVEGGNSSAPWEDGSSEDGTADGDKTPVAGYAFTPADGTQQALADTELKIAFEGTAPELGTSGCIRIYRMSDHKQVDEINMAERRQSIVDGQTQLNTWMDIIGVTPTGSSVSRRIVNYYPARVEGNSFIIKPHQQRLQPDTEYYVTIEQAAVKQTDFKGVYGRAWTFKTKPAPALAGPNYEVKISHTDPNADFYTLQGAIDFCAAHVDLNAAKTFRMDDGIYQEIIYLRDQSNITVKGNASDNTAVNIQYDNSNDINGGIGGGTNIDQFAPTGTIVPSSGGRSVVILDGNSDKIRFENVTIENAYGWTLGKNGQAEALYINNKSAAFINCRVLSFQDTLLPGGGYNWFKDCFIAGATDFIWGSGKVVLFEDCQIHAPSGTRAVMQARVRAGYLGYVFLNSRFTVGESVTNSTLIYQFEPDNLTFLNCTFADVYGPNFVDENKPLTPAVPTVATGCKLYNCKTESGSDIYQSIPATVRNTVLQLSKEQYDQYFGTRETIMSWDGYTDAAWFK; this is encoded by the coding sequence ATGAAATTATTTCATTCATTATTATATCCCTTGTTAGGTGGTTTGTTTTGCCTCTCTTGTTCGGATGATGAGCAAGATACAGGCACAAAACAACCTACTACTGCGGGAGAGGTTACCTTCGGTGTAGACCTCACAGGTTTCTCAACCCGTGTCACCCAAGACGGATCGTCATGGAATGACGGAGATAAGATCGGAACATACGTGCTGGATATGAAGACTCTTGAACCTGCCACAGAAGCAGCGAATGTACCTTATGTCTGCTCGGAAGAGGGTGCGTCGGTTTCTTTCACTTCCACTACACCGCTGAAAGTGCAAAATGATGGAACACCGGTGAAGTTTGTGGCATACTATCCGTATAATGCCGATGTACGTAATTTTAATTATCCCGTGCAACTGGCCGCTCAAGAAAGAGGAAGTACGGCGTGCGACTTACTATATGCTGCCACGAAAGAGGAATACACCTACTCTCCAGAGAACGAACCCCATATCTCATTAAACTTTACCCATCGTCTGGCAAAAGTGATTCTGAAGTTTGTGAATATGGAAAAAGAACCGTTGGAAGTAAGTGATGTACGGATTGAGGGGATGCAAACTGCCGCTTCATTCAATATACAAACAGATGTACTGACAGTTGATGAAAGCTCTGTTGCTACAATCAACCCTTATCACAATGCTACAACAGAATTCTACGAAGCTATCATTCTTCCTTCGGCATTGACAGACAGCTATAAAGTGTCTTTCGTATTGGACGATAGAGAGAAAGAGTGGATATTTACCAATTTGGACATTGCTTTGCCGCAATTCCACAAAGGTTATAGCTATACCTTTGCACTCTACATAGACGACAGCGGCTTTGTAGAGATGGGACGTCTTGAAAATGTGGAAGGCGGAAACTCATCAGCTCCCTGGGAAGACGGAAGCAGTGAAGACGGTACGGCCGATGGAGATAAGACTCCTGTAGCAGGATATGCTTTCACACCTGCCGACGGCACGCAGCAAGCACTTGCAGATACCGAACTGAAAATAGCCTTTGAAGGCACTGCACCCGAACTTGGCACGAGTGGCTGCATCCGTATCTATCGTATGAGCGATCATAAACAGGTAGACGAAATCAATATGGCAGAGCGCAGACAATCTATTGTAGACGGCCAGACCCAATTGAATACGTGGATGGATATTATCGGCGTTACGCCCACCGGCTCTTCCGTCAGTCGTCGTATCGTCAATTATTATCCGGCACGGGTGGAAGGTAACAGTTTCATCATCAAGCCTCATCAACAGCGTTTGCAGCCCGACACCGAATATTATGTAACCATCGAACAGGCAGCTGTGAAACAAACGGACTTTAAGGGAGTATACGGCCGTGCATGGACATTCAAAACGAAGCCGGCACCGGCATTGGCCGGACCGAACTATGAGGTGAAGATTAGTCACACCGACCCTAATGCTGACTTTTATACTTTGCAAGGTGCTATTGATTTCTGTGCGGCTCATGTCGATTTGAATGCTGCCAAGACTTTCCGGATGGATGACGGTATCTATCAGGAGATTATCTACTTGCGCGATCAAAGCAATATCACCGTAAAAGGAAATGCCAGTGATAATACGGCTGTCAATATTCAATATGATAACAGCAATGATATTAACGGTGGTATAGGCGGCGGAACCAATATCGATCAGTTTGCCCCTACTGGTACTATTGTACCTTCTTCCGGAGGTCGTTCGGTGGTGATACTCGATGGTAACAGTGATAAAATCCGTTTTGAAAATGTGACGATAGAGAATGCGTATGGCTGGACACTGGGTAAGAATGGCCAAGCCGAGGCACTTTATATTAACAACAAATCGGCTGCTTTTATCAATTGCCGTGTCTTGAGTTTCCAGGATACTTTGCTTCCCGGTGGAGGTTACAACTGGTTCAAAGATTGTTTCATAGCCGGAGCTACCGACTTTATCTGGGGATCGGGTAAGGTGGTACTGTTTGAAGATTGTCAGATCCATGCACCTAGCGGTACACGTGCTGTAATGCAAGCACGCGTCAGGGCGGGTTACTTAGGTTATGTATTCTTGAACAGCCGTTTCACGGTAGGCGAAAGCGTTACTAACTCCACTTTGATTTATCAGTTTGAACCGGATAACCTGACCTTCTTAAACTGTACGTTTGCGGATGTGTACGGTCCTAACTTTGTAGACGAGAATAAACCGCTGACACCGGCTGTACCTACTGTTGCCACCGGCTGCAAACTTTACAACTGCAAGACTGAATCGGGTTCTGATATTTATCAATCCATTCCGGCAACGGTGCGCAATACAGTGCTGCAACTTAGTAAGGAACAATACGATCAATACTTCGGTACGCGCGAAACCATCATGAGTTGGGATGGTTATACCGATGCGGCTTGGTTCAAATAA